The following coding sequences lie in one Arachis hypogaea cultivar Tifrunner chromosome 4, arahy.Tifrunner.gnm2.J5K5, whole genome shotgun sequence genomic window:
- the LOC112796808 gene encoding laccase-17, with translation MGATLPLHQSCTLFPSLLLLFISLIIIPQLALGGTTRHYHFDIKYENVTRLCHTKSMVTVNGQFPGPRIVAREGDRLLIKVVNYVQNNITIHWHGIRQLRSGWADGPAYVTQCPIQTGQSYVYNFTIVGQRGTLFWHAHISWLRSTVYGPLIILPKHGVPYPFTKPNKEVPIIFGEWFNADPEVVIAQALQTGGGPNVSDAYTINGLPGPLYNCSAKDTFKLRVKTGKTYLLRLINAALNDELFFSIADHTLTVVDVDAIYVKPFETNTVLIAPGQTTNLLLKTKPHYPNATFFMSARPYATGQGTFDNSTVSGILEYQVPPNILLHSTKIPLIKPTLPALNDTSFATKFTNKLRSLASPQFPANVPQNVDRHFFFTVGLGTSPCDHNRTCQGPNGTKFAASVNNVSFTLPVTTSLLQAHHSDQSFGVYSSNFPVSPLIPFNYTGTPPNNTMVNNGTKLAVLPFNTSVELVLQDTSILGAESHPLHLHGFNFFVVGQGFGNFDPNKDPSKFNLVDPVERNTVGVPSGGWVAIRFLADNPGVWFMHCHLEVHTSWGLKMAWVVLDGELAQQKLLPPPADLPKC, from the exons atggGAGCTACTCTTCCTCTTCATCAATCATGTACATTATTCCCATCATTATTGTTGCTTTTCATCTCTTTGATTATCATCCCTCAGCTTGCACTAGGGGGCACTACAAGGCACTACCATTTCGAT ATAAAGTACGAAAATGTGACAAGGCTATGCCATACGAAGAGTATGGTTACAGTGAATGGTCAGTTTCCTGGACCACGCATTGTTGCAAGGGAGGGTGATCGTCTTCTTATCAAAGTTGTCAACTATGTTCAGAACAACATCACCATCCATTG GCATGGAATTCGACAACTTCGATCAGGGTGGGCTGATGGGCCAGCATATGTTACACAATGCCCCATTCAAACAGGGCAAAGTTATGTCTACAATTTCACAATTGTGGGTCAAAGAGGCACTCTCTTTTGGCATGCTCACATTTCATGGCTGAGATCAACTGTTTATGGTCCTCTCATTATTCTTCCAAAGCATGGTGTTCCATATCCTTTCACCAAACCGAACAAGGAAGTTCCCATCATTTTTG gaGAATGGTTTAATGCAGATCCTGAAGTAGTGATAGCACAGGCATTACAAACAGGTGGAGGTCCAAATGTATCTGATGCTTATACTATCAATGGACTTCCAGGGCCATTGTATAACTGCTCTGCTAAAG ATACATTCAAGTTAAGGGTGAAGACAGGGAAAACCTACCTGCTCCGTTTGATTAACGCTGCACTCAACGACGAACTCTTCTTTAGCATCGCAGACCACACCCTCACAGTTGTTGACGTAGATGCAATTTATGTGAAACCATTTGAAACAAACACTGTTCTCATCGCACCAGGCCAAACTACAAACCTTCTTCTCAAAACAAAACCCCACTATCCTAACGCTACATTCTTCATGAGTGCTAGACCATATGCAACTGGCCAAGGAACCTTCGACAATTCAACCGTTTCCGGAATCTTGGAATACCAGGTCCCACCGAATATTCTTCTCCATTCAACAAAGATTCCCCTCATTAAACCCACTCTCCCTGCCCTCAACGACACTTCTTTCGCAACAAAATTTACCAACAAACTTCGCAGCCTTGCGAGCCCTCAGTTCCCGGCTAACGTTCCCCAGAATGTCGATCGACACTTCTTCTTCACAGTCGGCCTCG GTACAAGTCCTTGCGACCATAACCGAACTTGTCAAGGGCCCAACGGAACCAAGTTCGCTGCATCGGTGAACAATGTGTCGTTCACGCTCCCAGTAACTACCTCTCTTCTTCAAGCCCACCATTCTGATCAATCATTTGGTGTATATTCGTCTAACTTTCCCGTTAGTCCCTTGATCCCATTCAACTACACTGGAACTCCACCCAACAACACTATGGTTAACAATGGAACCAAGTTAGCGGTTCTTCCATTCAACACGAGTGTGGAGCTTGTATTGCAGGACACTAGCATTCTTGGTGCTGAAAGCCACCCTCTGCATTTGCATGGTTTCAATTTCTTTGTTGTTGGACAAGGATTTGGTAACTTCGATCCGAATAAGGACCCTTCGAAATTCAATCTTGTTGATCCAGTTGAAAGGAACACCGTAGGAGTCCCTTCTGGTGGATGGGTGGCTATTCGGTTCTTAGCAGATAACCCTG GAGTATGGTTCATGCATTGTCACCTTGAGGTTCACACAAGCTGGGGTCTAAAGATGGCCTGGGTTGTGTTGGATGGAGAACTAGCGCAACAGAAGCTGCTTCCACCACCTGCTGATCTTCCAAAGTGCTGA